A region of Vigna radiata var. radiata cultivar VC1973A chromosome 6, Vradiata_ver6, whole genome shotgun sequence DNA encodes the following proteins:
- the LOC106763692 gene encoding probable boron transporter 7 — MEPFEGVIKDFKGRAAFYKHDWTSALCSGIKILAPTFYIFFASALPVIAFGEQLNRDTGGSLSTVETLTSTAICGIIHSIVGGQPMLILGVAEPTVIMYTILYQFCTKSPDLGAEMFLPWAGWVCVWTALLLILLATFNACTIISRFTRLAEELFGMLITVLFFQEAIRGIKGEFDTPISENPSAEEHQFQWRYINGLLAVIFSFGILLTAMLSRRARTWRYGTGWMRAIVADYGIPLMVMLWTGLSYTVPDKVPSAVPRRLVCPLPWEPASLYHWTVIMDMGKVPVLYIFAAFIPAMMVAGLYFFDHSVASKMAQQKEYNLQKPSAYHYDMFLLGILTLICGLLGLPPSNGVLPQSPMHTKSLAVLRRQMVRKKVVKSAKDCIKQQGTNIELFGKMQDVLIEMDSKPNILNLVQTQDLKNLKEAVMQSSDNNGETRTFDPDKHIDSYIPERVNEQRISNLLQSLLVGLSIFAISVIKMIPTSVLWGYFAYMAIDSLPGNQFWERILLLLISPSRRNKILEGPHASFVESVPFKTIAMFTVFQCVYFLICYGVQLIPIGGILFPLPFFLLIPIREHLLPHIFEPIDLQELDAAEYEEILGVPNSVYMSCAQQCSYMFMKDPSLDDNNAEILDQITTYRGELKHRTVSQRRNRGFNEEDQETDIYL; from the exons ATGGAGCCTTTTGAAGGAGTCATTAAGGATTTCAAAGGAAGGGCTGCTTTCTATAAACATGATTGGACCAGTGCATTATGTTCTGGGATTAA GATATTGGCTCCAACTTTCTACATCTTCTTCGCTTCAGCTCTTCCTGTTATTGCTTTTGGGGAACAACTTAACAGGGACACAG GTGGAAGTTTAAGTACAGTTGAAACACTAACATCAACTGCTATTTGTGGAATTATCCACTCAATAGTTGGTGGTCAGCCTATGTTGATTTTGGGAGTTGCTGAACCAACAGTTATAATGTACACTATTCTGTATCAGTTCTGCACAAAAAGTCCAGATCTTGGTGCTGAGATGTTTTTGCCTTGGGCTGGATG GGTTTGTGTGTGGACAGCTCTCTTGCTGATTTTGCTTGCAACTTTCAATGCCTGCACAATTATCTCGAGGTTCACAAGACTCGCAGAGGAATTATTTGGCATGTTAATCACTGTCCTTTTCTTCCAAGAGGCTATAAGG GGAATCAAGGGTGAATTCGATACACCCATATCAGAAAATCCTTCTGCAGAGGAACATCAATTCCAATGGCGGTATATAAACGGACTACTTGCAGTCATTTTCTCTTTTGGAATACTTCTCACTGCCATGCTCAGCAGAAGAGCAAGAACATGGAGATATGGAACAG GGTGGATGCGAGCTATTGTTGCAGATTATGGGATTCCATTGATGGTTATGCTTTGGACTGGACTATCCTATACTGTACCCGACAAAGTTCCTTCTGCTGTTCCTAGAAGGCTGGTTTGTCCACTTCCCTGGGAACCTGCTTCTCTCTATCACTGGACAGTAATAATG GATATGGGAAAGGTACCCGTGCTTTACATCTTTGCAGCATTTATTCCAGCTATGATGGTAGCAGGGTTATACTTCTTTGATCATAGTGTAGCTTCTAAGATGGCTCAACAGAAGGAATACAACCTTCAAAAGCCAAGTGCTTATCACTATGATATGTTCCTTCTTGGTATACTG ACTCTGATTTGTGGTTTACTTGGCCTCCCTCCATCAAATGGAGTCCTTCCTCAGTCTCCCATGCATACAAAGAGTTTAGCAGTTCTCAGGAGGCAG ATGGTCCGAAAAAAGGTGGTAAAAAGTGCCAAGGATTGCATTAAGCAACAAGGAACCAACATTGAATTATTTGGAAAGATGCAAGATGTGCTTATAGAAATGGATTCTAAACCAA ACATTTTGAATTTGGTTCAGACTCAAGACCTGAAGAATTTGAAGGAGGCTGTAATGCAATCTTCTGATAATAATGGAGAAACGCGTACATTTGATCCTGACAAACACATCGATTCCTACATACCTGAACGTGTTAATGAGCAAAGAATTAGTAACTTATTGCAGTCTCTCCTGGTTGGTCTATCAATTTTTGCCATTTCTGTCATCAAAATGATACCTACTTCAGTTCTGTGGGGATATTTTGCATACATGGCTATTGATAGTCTACCAGGGAATCAATTCTGGGAAAGAATATTGCTTCTCTTAATCTCACCAAGCCGGCGCAACAA AATTTTGGAAGGTCCTCATGCCTCTTTTGTGGAATCAGTGCCATTCAAGACCATAGCCATGTTCACAGTCTTCCAGTGTGTgtactttttaatatgttatgGAGTGCAATTGATACCTATAGGAGGAATACTTTTCCCATTACCTTTCTTCCTTCTCATACCCATAAGAGAGCACTTGCTTCCCCACATATTCGAGCCTATTGATCTTCAAGAACTAGATGCTGCTGAGTATGAGGAAATTCTTGGAGTTCCAAATTCGGTATATATGTCATGTGCTCAACAATGTAGTTATATGTTT ATGAAAGATCCAAGTCTGGATGACAACAACGCCGAGATATTGGATCAGATAACAACTTACAGAGGAGAATTAAAGCATAGAACTGTAAGCCAAAGGAGAAACAGAGGCTTCAATGAAGAGGATCAAGAGACAGATATTTATCTATAA